A genomic region of Maniola hyperantus chromosome 5, iAphHyp1.2, whole genome shotgun sequence contains the following coding sequences:
- the LOC117982482 gene encoding catalase-like, translating to MLTTSGGAPVSYEDATNTLNTPLIHNEFFMDTITHRVRENIPPRPVHAKGTGAFGYFEVTHDISHVCKAAFLKKIGTKTPVAVRFSTGEGERGSSDLNRDSRGFAVKFYTKEGNFDLLGFHTPVYPYKDPLNAGTRWHGTKRNPASNLYDFNTYWDVVTLIPEMINFYLLLYSDGGIPASYRNMPGYPIHTYQVENENGDENFVRFHILPDAGIKSLRSEEARNLSGADPDYLTRDLYRTIGNGDFPSWTASAQILSTADVKKAGSQVFDVTRRIPLKDFPLHPIGKIVLNRNAKNFFAEIEQLAFCPANLVPGILGAPDKLFEARRLAYRDSHLYRLGANVKKIPVNCPFQTKTFTYLRDGVPPVGNNEEDAPNYYPNSFNGPVPYMPKHKSTLINIVEGKADNFDQAAEFYANELTNDERTRLIENLVLPLQNVHKFIQERAVNIFTTIHPDLGNRVAQALSSASYSYNL from the coding sequence ATGTTAACTACAAGTGGTGGCGCTCCAGTTTCTTACGAGGATGCTACGAACACGTTAAATACTCCATTGATTCATAATGAATTCTTTATGGACACCATTACTCATAGAGTACGAGAAAATATTCCACCACGTCCTGTTCACGCTAAAGGTACCGGAGCTTTTGGGTACTTTGAAGTAACGCATGATATCTCACATGTTTGTAAGGCCGCTTTTCTAAAGAAAATAGGAACAAAGACGCCAGTTGCAGTAAGATTTTCAACGGGAGAGGGAGAAAGAGGAAGTTCCGACTTAAACCGCGATAGTCGAGGCTTTGCAGTGAAGTTTTATACTAAAGAAGGGAATTTCGATTTGCTAGGATTTCATACACCTGTATATCCTTATAAAGATCCGCTCAATGCAGGCACTCGGTGGCATGGGACGAAAAGGAATCCAGCGTCCAATCTTTACGACTTTAACACATATTGGGACGTAGTAACTCTAATCCCTGAGatgataaacttttatttattactctacTCCGACGGTGGTATACCAGCCAGTTACAGAAATATGCCTGGCTATCCAATCCACACGTATCAGGTCGAAAATGAAAATGGGGACGAAAACTTTGTCAGATTTCACATCTTGCCAGATGCTGGCATCAAAAGCTTAAGATCAGAGGAAGCTAGAAATTTAAGTGGTGCAGATCCTGATTATTTGACAAGAGATTTATATCGAACGATTGGAAACGGTGATTTCCCTAGTTGGACCGCTAGTGCACAGATCTTAAGCACAGCTGACGTGAAAAAAGCTGGATCTCAGGTATTCGATGTAACAAGAAGAATTCCTTTAAAAGATTTTCCTTTACATCCAATtggtaaaatagttttaaatagaAACGCTAAGAACTTCTTTGCAGAAATAGAACAGCTAGCTTTCTGTCCAGCTAATTTAGTACCTGGGATACTTGGTGCGCCTGATAAATTATTTGAAGCGCGTCGATTGGCGTATAGGGATTCACATCTTTACCGCTTGGGGGCAAATGTCAAGAAAATTCCTGTTAATTGCCCATTCCAAACAAAAACTTTTACTTATCTCAGAGATGGAGTGCCTCCAGTTGGAAATAATGAAGAGGACGCTCCCAACTATTATCCTAATTCGTTCAACGGACCTGTCCCTTACATGCCAAAACATAAGTCAACTTTGATAAATATTGTAGAAGGCAAGGCCGACAATTTCGATCAAGCTGCAGAATTTTATGCAAACGAACTGACAAATGACGAACGAACTCGATTAATTGAAAATTTAGTATTACCTCTGCAAAATGTTCATAAATTCATTCAAGAGCGAGCAGTCAATATTTTTACTACGATTCACCCAGATTTAGGGAATCGTGTAGCCCAGGCATTGAGCAGTGCATCGTatagttataatttataa
- the LOC117982483 gene encoding catalase-like: protein MLVVLLVMAAAAVGEERDPAAQQIIMFKEKTLGPIGIMTTSAGAPVPHSEALNTLNTRLLNNEFFMDTMTHLVRERIPERVVHAKAGGAFGYFEVTHDISHICKAKLFSKIGKKTPVAARFSPVVVERGGSDTSRDARGYAVKFYTEEGNFDIVGFSTPMYVYNDPRLFPTFVRAQKKNPATNLFDANTVWDFLTIQPESIHMFLLIFGDRGIPASYRNMPGFGIHTYQVENDRGDIHFVRFHFIPDAGIKNLRSEEARKIGAEDADYLTRDLYKAIGNGEFPSWTVSVQVLSFDDVKHAKFNVFDVTNTIPLNEFPLKEVGKMVLNKNAVNYFAEIEQLAYSPANLVPGILGGPDKVFEARRLAYRDAQYYRLGANFHKIPVNCPFRSQGMQVYNRDGRAPVKDNGKDIPNYFPNSYNGPVPYDDKNRIPLIEITEPEPNNFRQATELYMNEMTKEERSRLVENVLYSLGSAASFLQERAVKIFNIIHPDLGYRIEQGLRSNKTKNYHDTYQHY from the exons ATGTTAGTGGTACTACTTGTGATGGCAGCAGCGGCAGTCGGGGAAGAAAGGGACCCCGCAGCACAACAGATCATCATGTTCAAGGAGAAGACTTTG ggTCCAATTGGTATAATGACAACAAGCGCTGGAGCACCTGTCCCTCACAGCGAAGCATTAAATACGCTCAACACGAGACTTCTTAATAACGAATTTTTCATGGATACCATGACACATCTGGTCCGAGAAAGAATTCCCGAACGTGTAGTTCACGCGAAGGCTGGTGGTGCTTTTGGATATTTTGAAGTAACACACGACATTTCACATATTTGCAAAGCTAAATTATTCAGCAAGATTGGAAAGAAGACACCGGTTGCTGCCAGATTTTCGCCGGTCGTCGTAGAAAGAGGCGGCAGTGATACATCTCGAGACGCTAGAGGCTATGCTGTGAAGTTTTACACCGAAGAAGGAAATTTCGATATAGTAGGCTTCAGTACCCCTATGTATGTTTATAATGATCCACGTCTTTTCCCTACATTCGTACGAGCCCAGAAGAAAAACCCCGCCACAAATCTTTTCGATGCCAATACTGTATGGGATTTCTTAACTATACAACCTGAGAGTATACAcatgtttttattaatatttggtGATCGTGGTATTCCTGCTAGCTATAGAAATATGCCTGGTTTTGGCATCCATACGTACCAAGTTGAAAACGATCGTGGCGATATACATTTTGTCCGATTCCATTTCATACCAGACGCTGGAATTAAAAACTTAAGATCAGAGGAAGCCAGAAAAATCGGAGCCGAAGATGCGGATTACCTTACACGAGACTTGTATAAAGCTATAGGAAATGGTGAATTCCCAAGTTGGACAGTCAGTGTGCAGGTTTTATCATTTGATGACGTAAAACATGCTAAATTTAATGTGTTCGACGTCACAAACACTATCCCTTTAAACGAATTTCCTTTGAAAGAAGTAGGAAAAATGGTACTTAATAAGAATGCGGTGAATTATTTTGCAGAAATAGAACAATTAGCATACAGTCCAGCGAATTTAGTACCCGGTATACTCGGGGGCCCAGATAAAGTCTTCGAAGCACGTCGCTTAGCTTACAGAGATGCTCAGTATTACCGTTTGGGAGCAAATTTCCATAAAATTCCTGTGAATTGTCCTTTCCGCTCTCAAGGTATGCAAGTTTATAATAGGGATGGTCGAGCTCCAGTTAAGGACAATGGAAAAGATATACCAAATTATTTTCCGAACTCATACAACGGTCCTGTTCCTTATGACGACAAAAATAGAATACCATTAATTGAAATTACAGAGCCAGAACCTAATAACTTCAGACAAGCAACTGAATTGTATATGAATGAGATGACCAAAGAGGAACGAAGTAGACTGGTTGAAAATGTGCTCTATAGTTTAGGGTCTGCCGCCAGTTTTCTTCAAGAAAGAGCAGTTAAAATCTTTAACATCATACATCCGGATTTGGGTTATCGAATAGAACAAGGATTGCGATCAaataaaactaagaattatcATGACACTTATCAGCATTATTAG
- the LOC117982484 gene encoding catalase-like, whose translation MLIIISILLVTAFGGISGNRNMSMKNLDPVADQIVLVKERYAGPVGIMTTSTGAPISYKDATNSLNTPLMYNENLFERLSHLNRERIPERVVHARGVGAFGYFKVINDIRYICKAEMFSKIGKKTPVAVRFSSVIADKGGTDVERDVRGFAVKFYTQEGNFDMVGINFPMFLMKDPVKFSNFVHAIKRNPVTNIRDFKTFWDFFSFTPESFSQLLLQFSDLGIPASYINIAGFGIHTYQVENEHGKPHFVRFHFMPKAGIKTLTTEQAEKIAGEDPDYFNRNLYTAIANGECPSWTVSIQVLTLDDVKKSRFDVFDITKMLPTNKYPLEVVGELTLDRNPQNFFADVEQLAFCPGNLVPGILGDPSKLFEARHFAYKDAQYYRLGANFNKISVNCPYRTKTLTYNRDGAAPVKDNEKDIPNYYPNSFNGPVPYMNTPKSRLINIVENPEPDNFDQATEFYKNVLTSDERSRLIINIVSTLKLSTPTTQEKVVAIFEIIDPDLGRRVAQGLNSNQTLGHYKNVSFNNEPLYKQ comes from the coding sequence GGTCCTGTTGGAATTATGACAACCAGTACTGGGGCACCAATATCTTATAAAGACGCAACAAATTCATTGAATACTCCACTAATGTATAACGAAAATTTATTCGAAAGATTAAGTCATCTTAACCGGGAAAGGATTCCAGAAAGAGTGGTTCACGCCAGGGGTGTAGGAGCTTTTGGTTATTTTAAAGTCATTAACGATATACGATATATTTGTAAAGCTGAAATGTTTAGCAAAATAGGAAAAAAAACTCCAGTTGCAGTTCGTTTTTCATCTGTAATAGCCGACAAAGGCGGCACCGATGTCGAAAGGGATGTTCGAGGTTTCGCAGTTAAATTCTATACACAAGAGGGAAATTTCGATATGGTTGGAATTAATTTCCCCATGTTTCTTATGAAAGATCCAGTTAAATTTTCTAATTTTGTTCATGCGATAAAGAGAAATCCGGTCACTAATATTAGGGATTTCAAAACTTTCTGGGACTTTTTTTCATTCACTCCTGAGAGCTTTTCTCAGCTTCTATTACAATTTAGTGATCTTGGAATTCCGGCCAGCTATATTAACATAGCTGGCTTCGGTATTCATACTTATCAAGTTGAAAACGAGCATGGAAAACCACATTTTGTTAGGTTTCATTTCATGCCTAAAGCTGGAATAAAAACTTTAACAACAGAACAAGCCGAAAAAATCGCAGGAGAAGATCCTgattattttaatagaaatttATACACAGCTATTGCAAATGGTGAGTGTCCTAGCTGGACAGTCAGCATACAGGTCTTAACTTTGGACGATGTTAAGAAATCTCGCTTCGACGTGTTTGACATTACAAAAATGCTTCCAACAAATAAATATCCTTTAGAAGTAGTGGGTGAACTAACACTAGATAGGAATCCTCAAAATTTCTTTGCTGATGTAGAACAGCTGGCTTTTTGCCCCGGAAATCTGGTCCCTGGTATCCTCGGAGATCCAAGTAAGCTGTTTGAAGCACGTCACTTCGCGTATAAGGATGCTCAGTATTACCGTTTGGGTgcaaactttaataaaatatctgtAAACTGTCCTTATCGCACCAAAACACTAACATATAATAGAGACGGAGCCGCTCCAGTCAAAGACAATGAGAAAGATATTCCCAATTACTATCCAAATTCATTCAATGGCCCAGTTCCGTATATGAACACACCTAAGTCACGACTAATTAACATTGTTGAAAACCCAGAACCAGATAATTTTGACCAAGCAACTGAATTCTATAAAAATGTGTTGACCAGTGATGAACGAAGtcgattaattattaatatagtCTCTACTTTGAAATTAAGTACCCCTACGACGCAGGAAAAAGTAGTAGCAATATTTGAAATAATAGATCCAGATCTAGGTCGTCGAGTGGCACAAGGATTGAATTCAAATCAGACATTAGGGCATTATAAAAATGTGTCATTTAATAATGAACCTTTATACAAACAATAG